In the genome of Cetobacterium ceti, one region contains:
- a CDS encoding permease — protein MTWLYRWTEYFVSNILGLSMNSKLGGSLHFFIYDTIKIFILLGVLIFTISYIQSYFPPERTKKILGGFKGISGNILGALFGTITPFCSCSSIPLFIGFTSAGLPLGVTFSFLISSPLVDLGSFLLLSSFFGFKIAIIYVIVGVILAVIGGVIIDKMNMKKYIAEYILNIENVDMDIEKLSSKERVNFSKNQVRDIFKKVWGPVLIGVGIGAMIHNVIPRETIETLLGKNNPFAVIIATVIGVPMYADIFGTLPIAEALYMKGVQLGTILSLMMSVTALSFPAIIMLSKIIKPKLLGLYVGVVTMGIIFIGYLFNNINI, from the coding sequence ATGACATGGCTTTATAGGTGGACGGAATATTTTGTAAGCAATATTTTAGGTTTATCCATGAATAGTAAATTAGGAGGAAGTTTACACTTTTTTATTTATGATACAATTAAAATTTTTATTTTACTTGGAGTACTTATATTTACCATAAGCTATATTCAAAGTTATTTTCCTCCTGAAAGAACAAAGAAAATTTTAGGTGGATTTAAAGGTATTAGTGGAAATATTCTAGGAGCACTTTTTGGAACTATTACTCCATTTTGCTCTTGTTCAAGTATCCCTCTTTTTATAGGATTTACTTCGGCTGGATTACCTTTAGGAGTTACATTTTCATTTTTAATATCTTCACCTTTAGTGGACTTAGGTTCTTTTTTACTTTTAAGTTCATTCTTTGGATTTAAAATTGCAATAATTTATGTTATAGTTGGAGTAATTTTAGCTGTCATAGGTGGAGTGATTATTGATAAAATGAATATGAAAAAATATATTGCTGAATATATTTTAAATATTGAAAATGTTGATATGGATATTGAAAAATTATCCTCTAAAGAGAGAGTTAATTTTTCAAAAAATCAGGTTAGAGATATATTTAAAAAAGTATGGGGACCTGTGCTTATTGGAGTTGGGATTGGAGCTATGATTCATAATGTTATTCCTAGGGAAACTATAGAAACTTTACTTGGGAAAAATAATCCTTTTGCTGTTATTATAGCCACAGTTATAGGTGTTCCCATGTATGCAGATATATTTGGAACTCTACCAATAGCTGAAGCTTTATATATGAAAGGGGTTCAATTAGGAACTATTTTATCTCTTATGATGTCTGTTACAGCTTTATCATTTCCTGCTATTATTATGTTAAGTAAAATTATAAAACCAAAACTATTGGGACTTTATGTAGGGGTTGTAACAATGGGAATAATATTTATAGGTTATTTATTTAATAATATAAATATATAA